In Panacibacter ginsenosidivorans, the following proteins share a genomic window:
- a CDS encoding DUF4136 domain-containing protein, which yields MKKYIFFALLITSCSTTKVSNTESAPNVDFNDYKTFDFYKLHASGDTISANFISSTLLLQNAIARELEKRGCERSEANPDILINIGLVVKEKVQTRETNLMTDPPLYIGQRNYKWESKEIETGRYRVGTMTLDIVDAKKNMMIWTGAVEDVVPEKSSKFQTAIDKGVAALFKHYPVAVK from the coding sequence ATGAAAAAATACATCTTTTTTGCATTGTTGATTACTTCCTGTTCCACTACCAAAGTATCTAATACAGAATCAGCACCAAATGTTGATTTCAATGATTATAAAACTTTTGATTTTTATAAACTGCATGCAAGCGGTGATACTATTAGTGCAAACTTCATATCTTCTACTTTACTGCTGCAAAATGCGATAGCAAGAGAACTGGAAAAAAGAGGGTGCGAAAGATCTGAAGCTAACCCCGATATACTTATAAACATCGGACTTGTTGTAAAAGAAAAGGTACAGACAAGAGAGACAAATCTTATGACTGACCCTCCTTTGTACATTGGACAGCGTAATTATAAATGGGAGAGCAAAGAGATAGAAACAGGCCGCTACAGGGTTGGCACCATGACCCTTGATATCGTAGATGCAAAAAAGAACATGATGATCTGGACAGGTGCTGTAGAAGATGTGGTTCCTGAAAAATCTTCAAAATTTCAAACTGCCATTGATAAAGGAGTAGCAGCTTTATTTAAACACTATCCTGTTGCGGTTAAATAA
- the hemL gene encoding glutamate-1-semialdehyde 2,1-aminomutase has translation MNISNSKQLFERAQHSIPGGVNSPVRAFKSVGGTPLFIKHAKAAYLYDADDNKYIDYIASWGPMILGHAYEPVVKAIQEQAVYSTSYGAPTELEIKMAELIKSMVPNVDLIRMVSSGTEACMSAIRVARGYTGKNKIIKFEGCYHGHADSFLVKAGSGVATFNIQTVPGVTAGVSADTLTCAYNDLAAVERLVEENKGEVAAIIVEPVAGNMGCIIPQPGFLEGIRKICDAENIVFIFDEVMNGFRLALGGAQEKLGIDADLITYGKVIGAGMPVGAFGGKKHIMEVVSPLGSVYQAGTLSGNPIAMIAGYTLLSILKEQPQLLKELDDKTAYLKEGLDKVLKASGTPYVINHLGSMLSIHFSDHPVTDFASAASANNELFKKYFHAMLDRGVYLPPSAFESWFLNNALTKKDLDHTIKAAEESLKEIL, from the coding sequence ATGAACATTTCAAATAGCAAGCAACTATTCGAACGCGCCCAGCACTCAATTCCCGGAGGTGTAAATTCACCGGTACGTGCATTTAAAAGTGTAGGCGGAACGCCATTGTTTATCAAACATGCAAAAGCTGCGTATCTCTACGATGCAGATGATAATAAGTATATTGATTACATCGCTTCATGGGGACCAATGATTCTTGGTCATGCATATGAACCTGTAGTTAAGGCAATACAGGAACAAGCTGTTTATTCAACTTCATATGGTGCACCAACAGAGCTTGAAATAAAAATGGCAGAGCTTATCAAAAGCATGGTGCCAAATGTTGATCTTATAAGAATGGTTAGTAGCGGCACAGAGGCATGCATGAGTGCTATACGTGTTGCACGGGGTTATACAGGAAAGAATAAGATCATAAAGTTTGAAGGTTGTTATCATGGTCATGCAGATTCATTTTTAGTAAAAGCAGGAAGTGGCGTTGCTACATTCAATATACAAACTGTTCCCGGTGTTACTGCAGGCGTAAGTGCTGATACACTCACCTGTGCGTATAATGATCTTGCTGCAGTTGAAAGATTGGTGGAAGAAAATAAGGGAGAAGTAGCGGCAATTATTGTTGAACCTGTTGCTGGTAATATGGGTTGCATTATTCCGCAACCAGGATTTCTTGAAGGCATTCGCAAAATTTGCGATGCAGAAAATATCGTTTTCATCTTTGATGAAGTAATGAACGGTTTTCGCCTTGCACTGGGTGGCGCTCAGGAAAAACTGGGTATTGATGCGGACCTCATTACTTATGGCAAAGTAATTGGAGCTGGCATGCCCGTTGGTGCATTTGGTGGTAAGAAACATATTATGGAAGTAGTATCACCACTGGGTAGTGTGTACCAGGCTGGAACATTGAGCGGTAACCCCATTGCCATGATCGCGGGTTATACATTGCTTTCTATTTTAAAAGAGCAACCGCAACTACTAAAAGAACTTGACGATAAAACTGCTTACTTAAAAGAAGGGTTAGATAAAGTTTTGAAAGCATCAGGTACACCTTATGTTATTAATCACCTCGGTTCAATGCTTAGCATACATTTCAGCGATCATCCTGTTACAGATTTTGCAAGTGCGGCTTCTGCAAACAATGAATTGTTCAAAAAATATTTTCATGCCATGTTAGATCGTGGTGTGTATTTACCGCCATCGGCATTTGAGAGCTGGTTCCTGAATAATGCATTGACAAAAAAAGATCTTGATCATACTATAAAAGCTGCAGAAGAAAGTTTGAAAGAGATTTTGTAA
- a CDS encoding YciI family protein produces the protein MFIIELTYKVPLAEADTHMASHIEFLEKYYKSGHFIASGRKEPRDGGIIFAKASGRKRVEEIIAEDPFNKLGIADYRIIEFKATKKVKAYDAFGGEEE, from the coding sequence ATGTTTATAATTGAATTAACATACAAAGTGCCGCTTGCCGAAGCAGATACACATATGGCATCACATATTGAGTTCCTTGAAAAATATTATAAGTCGGGCCACTTTATTGCCTCAGGCAGAAAAGAACCAAGAGATGGTGGAATTATTTTTGCAAAAGCATCAGGCAGGAAAAGAGTAGAAGAAATTATTGCAGAAGATCCTTTTAATAAACTAGGCATTGCAGATTACCGCATCATAGAATTTAAGGCAACAAAAAAAGTAAAAGCTTATGATGCTTTTGGAGGAGAAGAAGAATAA
- the hemB gene encoding porphobilinogen synthase: MYLQRRNRILRKSAPVRSLVSETTLTPNDFIVPLFIDEGENVKTEIASMPGYYRNSLDVTVKEVKELWSMGLKCVLLFVKAKDELKDNTGKEAWNADGLMQRSIKAIKDTCPEMVVMTDVALDPYSSYGHDGIVKDGEIVNDETVDALVKMSVSHAVAGADFVAPSDMMDGRIGAIREGLEESGFTKVGIMAYSAKYASCFYGPFRDALDSAPGFGDKKTYQMNYANRLEAIKETLQDVEEGADIVMVKPALAYLDIIREVKNAVNVPVSAYNISGEYAMIKAAAKMGWIDENKAIIETLTSMKRAGADLIATYFAKDAVMLLG; the protein is encoded by the coding sequence ATGTATCTACAGAGAAGAAATAGAATACTTCGTAAGTCGGCTCCGGTACGTTCGCTTGTTTCAGAAACAACACTAACGCCAAACGATTTTATTGTTCCTTTATTTATTGATGAAGGTGAAAATGTAAAGACAGAAATTGCTTCGATGCCTGGCTATTATCGCAACAGTCTTGATGTTACGGTTAAAGAAGTAAAAGAATTATGGAGCATGGGTTTAAAGTGTGTGTTGCTTTTTGTAAAAGCAAAAGATGAATTAAAAGATAACACCGGTAAAGAGGCATGGAATGCAGACGGTTTAATGCAGCGAAGTATTAAAGCTATAAAAGATACCTGCCCTGAAATGGTTGTTATGACTGATGTTGCGCTTGATCCATATTCTTCTTATGGTCACGATGGCATTGTAAAAGATGGTGAGATCGTTAACGATGAAACGGTTGATGCATTGGTGAAGATGAGTGTTAGTCATGCTGTTGCAGGTGCAGATTTTGTTGCACCAAGTGATATGATGGATGGTCGCATTGGTGCTATTCGTGAAGGTCTTGAAGAGAGTGGTTTTACAAAAGTTGGTATCATGGCTTACAGCGCAAAATATGCTTCGTGTTTTTATGGTCCGTTTAGAGATGCGCTGGATAGTGCGCCTGGCTTTGGTGATAAAAAAACATACCAGATGAATTATGCCAATCGCCTTGAAGCAATCAAAGAAACGTTGCAGGATGTGGAAGAAGGTGCAGATATCGTTATGGTAAAACCTGCGCTTGCTTATCTTGATATAATTCGTGAAGTAAAGAATGCGGTCAATGTTCCGGTAAGTGCCTACAACATCAGCGGTGAATATGCTATGATAAAAGCAGCAGCAAAAATGGGATGGATAGATGAGAACAAAGCGATCATCGAAACACTAACTTCAATGAAACGTGCAGGTGCGGATTTGATCGCAACATATTTTGCAAAAGACGCGGTGATGTTGTTGGGATAA
- the porX gene encoding T9SS response regulator signal transducer PorX yields the protein MALATILWVDDEIESLQSQKLFLENKGYDVQTLTNGFEAIDFVRDNAVDVVLLDETMPGITGLETLQKIKEVNSQIPVVMITKNETENLMDDAIGSQITDYLIKPVNPNQVLLSLKKIIDNKRLVSEKTNTAYQQQFRNLFMALNSNPDYNEWMDIYKKLVYWELEMEKSESPEMREVLQSQKQEANTEFFKFISRNYAGWLNPKAPDAPVMSHDLFKRKVLPHVEKGTPTFFILIDNLRYDQWKTIQPIFAETFRILEEETFYSILPTATQYSRNAICAGLLPVDIEKKYPVQWKNDDDEGGKNLFEEEFFKGQLKRLNRDDIKFSYTKVVNHNDGQQLVNNIHNLLRNDLNIIIYNFVDMLSHARTEMEVLKELAADERSYRSITKSWFEHSPLYQALKKIADKKINIVLATDHGSVRVKTPYKVIGDKQTTANLRYKHGRNLNYEPKEVLAFRNPHEAGLPVPNVNSSFIFAKEDGFLCYPNNYNYYVNYYKNTFQHGGVSMEEMIIPVVKMISK from the coding sequence AAGGGATAATGCAGTTGATGTGGTGTTGCTTGATGAAACGATGCCCGGCATTACAGGCCTGGAAACATTACAGAAGATAAAAGAAGTGAATAGCCAGATACCGGTTGTAATGATCACAAAAAATGAAACAGAGAACCTGATGGATGATGCAATTGGCAGCCAGATTACAGACTATTTGATTAAGCCTGTGAATCCGAATCAGGTATTGCTTAGTTTAAAAAAGATCATTGATAATAAAAGACTGGTTTCTGAAAAAACCAACACGGCTTACCAGCAACAGTTTCGTAATTTATTCATGGCGTTGAACAGCAACCCTGATTACAACGAATGGATGGATATTTATAAAAAACTGGTGTATTGGGAACTTGAAATGGAAAAGAGCGAAAGCCCTGAAATGCGTGAAGTATTGCAATCTCAAAAGCAGGAGGCCAATACAGAATTTTTTAAATTTATTTCAAGAAACTATGCAGGCTGGTTAAATCCTAAAGCTCCTGATGCGCCCGTAATGAGCCATGATCTTTTTAAAAGAAAAGTTTTACCGCATGTTGAAAAAGGCACACCAACATTTTTTATACTCATTGATAACTTACGTTATGATCAATGGAAAACCATACAACCGATTTTTGCAGAAACGTTCCGCATACTGGAAGAAGAAACTTTTTACAGCATATTGCCTACCGCCACACAATACAGCAGGAATGCTATCTGTGCAGGATTACTACCGGTAGATATTGAAAAGAAATATCCGGTGCAATGGAAAAATGATGATGATGAAGGTGGTAAGAATTTGTTTGAAGAAGAGTTTTTTAAAGGCCAGCTAAAGCGTTTGAACAGGGATGATATAAAGTTCAGTTATACAAAAGTGGTGAATCATAACGATGGTCAGCAACTGGTAAATAATATTCACAACCTTTTACGAAACGACCTGAATATTATCATCTACAATTTTGTTGATATGCTTAGCCATGCACGCACAGAAATGGAAGTGCTGAAAGAATTGGCTGCCGATGAAAGAAGCTACAGAAGCATTACAAAAAGCTGGTTTGAACACAGCCCGTTGTACCAGGCATTGAAAAAAATCGCAGATAAGAAAATTAATATAGTGCTTGCTACGGACCATGGTAGTGTGCGTGTGAAGACACCTTATAAAGTTATCGGCGATAAACAAACTACTGCTAACCTTCGTTATAAACACGGCCGCAATTTAAATTACGAACCTAAAGAAGTGCTTGCATTCCGCAACCCGCATGAAGCAGGTTTGCCTGTGCCCAATGTAAATTCTTCTTTCATTTTTGCAAAGGAAGATGGGTTTCTTTGTTACCCAAACAATTACAATTATTACGTAAACTATTACAAGAACACATTTCAACATGGTGGTGTAAGCATGGAGGAGATGATCATTCCTGTGGTGAAGATGATTAGTAAGTAG